The following coding sequences are from one Methanohalophilus halophilus window:
- a CDS encoding peptidase U32 family protein gives MDSNYPLPELVVGVRDEGTLYACSQYADAVYFSVDRLSLRSRAKAITVDNLSDFVKSVREKGLKAYLVVNSVIYPEDTADLSAILKAARGAKVDAIVAWDPAVISQASSMGLDIHISTQANVSNATTAEFYGSLGASRIILSRELSLDQIKQIRQHTDMELEVFVHGAMCQAISGRCYLSAYLLGKSGNCGQCTQPCRWEWTLNADDGSKVQVGGKYLLSARDLCMIEHIPQLVEVGIDAFKIEGRLRDSRYISTVSRCYSEALEACRSGEFENNRILEWNQQLYAVYNRGFSTGFYFGIPSREGFIVEKDMNASQILKELVGEVVNYYKNQSAAYVRLTDSGLNIGDTILIEGENTHLEQQVSSMQVEGNNIKSAEKGMDVGLAVDGRVRPNDKVFRIVYPGTSGSE, from the coding sequence ATGGATTCTAATTACCCGCTGCCTGAACTTGTAGTAGGTGTAAGGGATGAAGGTACCCTGTACGCATGTTCACAGTATGCAGATGCTGTGTATTTTTCCGTAGATCGGCTGAGCCTGCGTTCCCGCGCAAAGGCTATCACTGTGGATAATCTTTCAGATTTTGTAAAATCGGTACGAGAAAAAGGGTTGAAAGCTTATCTTGTTGTCAATTCTGTCATATATCCTGAAGACACTGCTGATTTATCGGCTATCCTCAAAGCCGCCAGGGGAGCAAAAGTGGATGCAATCGTGGCCTGGGATCCCGCTGTGATATCACAGGCATCCTCTATGGGACTTGATATACATATTTCCACACAGGCTAATGTTTCCAATGCAACGACGGCAGAATTTTATGGTTCTCTTGGTGCAAGTCGTATTATTCTATCGCGCGAGCTAAGTCTTGATCAAATAAAACAAATCAGGCAACATACTGATATGGAACTGGAGGTTTTCGTTCACGGGGCTATGTGTCAGGCGATTTCCGGTAGGTGCTACCTGTCGGCATATCTTCTGGGTAAATCCGGCAACTGCGGTCAATGTACCCAGCCTTGTAGATGGGAATGGACACTCAATGCGGATGATGGGTCAAAGGTGCAGGTGGGGGGGAAATACTTGCTAAGTGCCAGGGACCTGTGCATGATTGAACATATTCCCCAACTCGTAGAAGTCGGGATAGATGCCTTCAAGATTGAGGGACGATTACGTGACTCAAGGTATATTTCCACTGTATCCCGATGTTATTCAGAGGCTCTGGAGGCCTGCAGAAGCGGGGAATTTGAAAACAACAGGATACTTGAATGGAATCAACAGCTTTATGCTGTTTATAACAGAGGTTTTTCCACAGGTTTCTATTTCGGGATCCCTTCACGGGAAGGTTTCATTGTGGAAAAAGACATGAATGCATCGCAAATCCTCAAAGAACTTGTAGGTGAGGTTGTAAATTATTATAAAAACCAGAGTGCTGCATATGTGAGGCTGACTGATTCTGGCCTTAATATAGGTGATACTATTCTGATTGAAGGGGAGAATACTCATCTTGAACAGCAGGTATCTTCCATGCAGGTGGAAGGTAATAATATTAAATCAGCTGAAAAAGGTATGGATGTAGGACTTGCCGTAGATGGTAGGGTCAGGCCCAATGATAAGGTATTCAGGATAGTATATCCTGGCACATCCGGGAGTGAGTGA
- a CDS encoding APC family permease, producing the protein MSEEKGDAGIDLHHAEQCSKVVCDASELERTIDWKQGLAIALGVPLLILPSLGYFPLWVSSAAIIVWGLSVFQGFMQNLAYGELATAFPHASGLPGFAQNVFKTKDYTGKFDKSKLIGGFSAWSYWFAWNPVLAIFAILVGGYMYNLFPILAETFTEYQLSLVAGIVIFGGLILVNYRGLEGGALAGYILAAISLLPLIVITLAPFATGDVVMSNITSQWLPADWAWDAHHILILFGLFAMAQWSACAWETAAIYGPEYKNPGSDVPKALFVCGVVCFFSFVLVQAAVIGVLGVEGTIAQPISPMIPVAQAAFGSAGAVVAIVMLIAAMVLIIQTAYLGSARAMHSMATEGNLPKIFGKLNSSGTPVVAMVVIGLFNLLLISMGTPTAILAASAIGYTCANGISLFAYVKAKLDPEMAALDRPFKAPTGWKNIALLFGVFNIPLCLVGVVYLNSLEVGWTSTWVGFIVLALYLPMWFYSRNEAHKEKETISAVSLVSSISSSKKK; encoded by the coding sequence ATGAGCGAAGAAAAAGGTGATGCAGGAATCGATCTGCATCATGCGGAACAATGTAGTAAAGTCGTGTGCGATGCCAGTGAACTGGAACGTACTATTGACTGGAAACAGGGACTTGCCATCGCACTTGGTGTCCCGCTGTTGATCCTGCCTTCTCTGGGATATTTCCCTCTTTGGGTATCATCAGCTGCAATAATCGTTTGGGGTCTTTCTGTATTCCAGGGTTTTATGCAAAACCTTGCTTATGGTGAACTTGCAACCGCCTTTCCCCATGCATCGGGTCTTCCCGGATTTGCACAAAATGTGTTTAAAACAAAAGATTACACGGGAAAATTTGATAAAAGTAAACTGATAGGCGGTTTCAGTGCCTGGAGTTACTGGTTTGCATGGAATCCTGTACTTGCGATATTTGCCATTCTTGTCGGTGGCTATATGTACAATCTCTTCCCCATACTTGCAGAAACATTTACTGAATACCAGCTTTCTCTGGTTGCGGGAATTGTAATATTCGGTGGACTTATCTTGGTCAATTACCGTGGTCTTGAAGGTGGTGCACTTGCCGGCTATATACTTGCGGCTATTTCGCTGTTGCCCCTTATTGTAATTACTCTGGCACCCTTTGCAACCGGTGATGTAGTAATGTCTAATATCACAAGCCAGTGGCTTCCAGCAGATTGGGCGTGGGATGCTCATCATATCTTGATACTGTTTGGTCTGTTTGCAATGGCTCAGTGGAGTGCCTGTGCCTGGGAAACAGCGGCTATCTATGGTCCTGAATACAAGAATCCGGGATCTGACGTACCAAAAGCTCTGTTTGTCTGTGGTGTAGTATGTTTCTTCTCTTTCGTACTTGTACAGGCAGCAGTAATAGGAGTTCTCGGTGTTGAAGGTACAATTGCACAACCAATATCCCCAATGATTCCTGTAGCACAGGCTGCTTTTGGGTCTGCCGGTGCAGTGGTTGCAATCGTCATGTTGATAGCAGCAATGGTGCTTATCATCCAGACTGCTTACCTTGGTTCTGCCAGGGCAATGCACTCGATGGCTACTGAAGGAAATCTGCCAAAAATTTTCGGTAAACTAAATTCCTCCGGTACCCCTGTTGTGGCAATGGTAGTGATCGGTCTTTTCAACCTCCTGTTGATATCCATGGGTACACCGACTGCAATCCTTGCAGCATCTGCCATTGGTTACACATGTGCAAACGGTATCAGTCTATTTGCCTATGTAAAAGCCAAATTAGACCCGGAAATGGCCGCACTCGACAGGCCATTCAAGGCACCAACAGGCTGGAAGAACATTGCATTGCTCTTTGGTGTGTTTAACATTCCTCTCTGTCTTGTGGGTGTAGTCTATCTTAACAGTCTTGAAGTCGGATGGACTTCAACCTGGGTAGGATTCATAGTACTGGCACTTTACCTGCCAATGTGGTTCTACTCTAGAAACGAGGCACATAAGGAAAAAGAAACAATCAGTGCTGTCAGCCTTGTTTCAAGTATCTCCTCCAGTAAAAAGAAGTGA